Genomic segment of Eleutherodactylus coqui strain aEleCoq1 chromosome 1, aEleCoq1.hap1, whole genome shotgun sequence:
gtttTTCGTTCATCTGAACAGGTTTTTCCCTCTGCAGCAAGTGCACGAAGCTCGCACGCCTCATCCACATGCGTAGATTTTACAACTATCCCATTCAACAACTCTTATACTTATAGGGTTTGTTCACACCTGGTGGATTTgcggtggatttgctgcggatgtGCAGCAGAATTTGCTACTTCAAGCTATAGGAGTGAAAtctgtggatctgcatcaaaatctataccaaatggtgcagatccacagcaaattggCTACGTGTGAATCCAATGAGCGGACCATTGGAATAATTATTGAACACAGCGGTCTGAGGGTTACGTTCCCCTTGGCTAATGTCCTgactgtcacagtacagaggcaaTTTGTGGTTCGTGCACTTTGTGAATAACGCCGGTTCCATACGTCCGAGAAACTCGCGTACGATTTGAGTGGCGTCATATACATACACAtcgcagtgcagaaaaaaatcgctgcatgctcttatcttttcgcgttccttgaaacgcatcgcccattgttttcaatgggacagtaaaacgcaTCACacgccgtgcaatgtgttttccggccccactgaaaacagcaGGTGATGAgttccgagggaatgcccaaagataggacatgccgcaattttttccccTCATCACGAtacaatgtgggaaaaaaatcgttcatgtatatgaccccatccaaaagaatggggttcataattATGCGTCTCGTGAAGAACAAATCTTGCGCCGTTACAGAGGAGGTGCTGTTGCTTTCTTCAGTTACTTGAATTGCTCCTGCCTGGAAAGACGGCAAGTTGTGCAATAGAAGTAAATGAGGGAAGTGCTTTTCGGAGCCCTTTATTAGCAGCCAAGTACACATTGTATTAGTGTATCCAAGTACTGATTGAAAGCTGCCGCTGTATACAGGTTAATATTGCATCTTGTGAACAACCCTGATGGATATGTTTATCAGGATCTTACTAGACTATTGATACATTGGCATGATCTAATCAGATGTAACAGCCTCCTGACTTGCTGGTGCTTCTTTTTGGGGCTCCTCGTTGCACCTATAAATGATCCAACTTGGTTGATCCTACTGATGATTGTGTTGGTTACTCAGGCGCTTGGCGGCGCTTCAGAAGAGGCGAGAGCTGCGAGCAGCTGGGATTGAGAtacagaagaagaggaagaagaaacgaGGAGTCGACTACAATGCTGAGATCCCGTTTGAGAAGAAGGCGGCCCCGGGGTTTTATGACACCTCTGAAGAGAATTATGATGCGTTGAATGCCGACTTCAGGAAACTGCGACAGCAGGACCTGGACGGGGAGCTCAGATCGTAAGTTATGGGACTGCAATGCTATATGAGACCTCTGATTGGGAGATTGTAAAAATCCCTCTCCGCTCCCACAATGACCGTTTACTACCCCTGTCTTTGGTTGCACGCTGGAGCGATGATATGTCCTCCCCAAAGGCATGCCCAAGGCAGACAATTGTTGGCTGCAGTAGCAACTTGACTTTATGTACGCTAATACTGACGCCAGAGGGTATTCTGCTTCTGTTTTCTCTTTTGTGCCCTTTGTAGCATCTAAGGAGTGTTCTATAGGGAATAGAAGTCCTGGCGATATTACTGCTTCTTTTGGAACTGCTAACTGCAATAAACATAGTGTTATATGACAACCCTGGCCGTTCTGGTAATATGGGACCCCTCAAAGTCTACTTCAAAGAATTTGCACCAAGATTAATTCTTAttacctatctacaggataggggagaaGTATGATTGGATGGGGTCTCGCCAGTAGCGATCTACAGAACGTGGGTCCCGTGTCCCTTCCTTTCCAcagcgctgccccccccccccctaccccacagTGAAGACAAGATTAAATAGAGCAGCGGTCGCGCACACAcggcgccactccattcattatcAGTGGGACTGCCTGAGATAGCCAGGCACTTGTACTCTGTTATGTTTTGTCAGGGCCTTTTGAAATGAATATGGTACAGTGCCGTGCATGTgagactgctgctccatttagtcTGATGTCCCTGCGGGTGGGTAGTGATGAGAGgagggggacatgggatcccCGTTCTCTGGATCGGTGGGGGCTCACCGCTGAGGATAGGTGATGAGTTTTAATTTTTGTGCAAACTCTTTTAACTAGTAATCTCTTAcaaaagaaaaaagcaggagAGGCACAGAGTTTGTCTCTCCTGCCAAATAGAAGGTCAACTTATATTCTTGGTCCGTGGAGCAACTCAATAGCAACAACTGGGTGAAGCTCGCGCATCTGGAGAACATAATTCTACTTCATTATTTGGTTGCTAGTGAAAAAGAAGCACGAGATCGAAAGAAGGACAAGCAGAATATAAAGAGGAAAAAGGAGTCGGACCTCCCGGCAGCCATCCTCCAGACAACCGGCGGGGTGTCCGAGCTGACCAAGAAGAGAAGCAAGTTAGTTCTGCCTTCACCCCAGGTGTGTAGTTCACTAAAGATGTAATGACCCCCATACCTGTTCAGTCTGCAGGGGTTTGCAGTATATAAGGGTGTATACTCTTGGGGCAGACTATTTGCTGAAACTTCTGAAAATCTGTTCATTTGAATGGAGTGGATTTGGTGACAAACACATGGATTTCTGTGAAGTCTGTGCATAAAAAGGTCATTCTTGCAAATCTTTGCATCGATCTGCTGTGTATGACATAGGGCTTATCCACACGGCGTAttgtcaccacgtattatgcaccctTATTTCCCATGCTTAACACGCGGTGAATGAAGgcaatttttccacacctgtgCTTAAAACGCGGGAGAAATACATCGCAATGTGATTACATTTTCCTTATACAGGGTTTCTCCATAAGAGGGCAGTGTACGCTCaggacatctgcattggaactcaAAGAAACTCCTTTTAAAGGGCTTTTTTAGCACTAaaagtgcatttagactgaaagatgatcgttcaaactACAGTTTGAGTGACTGTCTTGAGCGATCGTCTCTGCATaattcttaagtagctaattagctattaaagagttatgcaggcggagtgggtcaccgctgataactcagagaagagcagctgttttgtatatgcaaacagctgctttgtttttgcggtgtcccgctgagctgatgGCTCTGACAAACAGCCAGAGCaatgacagctcctttgttctcggagctgtcagctagtatcctgctgagaagtcccagcaAGATACCAGCTGGAGGTatgctatcagcgccgcccgctgagaaaatcatcGTGCAGCACTGATAAGTCATCactgatttttagcttgctagaaatgagcgatgaacgaatagtgcacaatggcagggcgtttagacgcaacaattatcactcaaaagatggtttttgagcaataatcgttgtcaaaatgggccttaagatcttGATGACTGATTATCCTCAGGTAAGGATAATCAATATTAGATTAATGGAGTCCATTGCCCAGGAGCCCTGCCGATTAGCTGCTTTTTAGAAGCCATAACActtaagtaagcactgtgatctCATCTCAGGCCTGTGATATCGCGCTCATTCATCACACATCTTAAGAGCAacacagtcccattcaagtgaatgggattgagctgctataccaggtacAACCACTGAAATGTGTGGCGCTCTGCCTGGTTTGCACTGAGTGGCAGCGTTGCTCACCTGGGCGCCACGGCCACTTTAGATAACTGATTGGCAGGATCCCGAGTTGTAAACcctcaccaatctgatattgattacCTTTCCTGAGGATCTTATCACCATCTTGGTtcttgaaaacctctttaatggagGTGTGATTTGGTATATGGACATTTCCTTGATGTGATAAATCCATTAAAGCCCACTTTTATTAATCTGCCGTTTTTCCATTTAGATTTCTGATGCAGAGTTAGAAGAAGTGGTAAAGATCGGACAAGCCAGTGAGATTGCCCGGCAGACGGCTGAGGAATCTGGAATCACAAATTCTGCATCCAGCACCTTATTATCTGAATATAATGTTGCTAATAACAGCATCGCCCTTCGAACGCCAAAAACACCGGCGGCCCAGGACCGCATTCTGCAGGTACGGAAGTTTCAGTCATATTGCTGTATGTTAGATAGTAATAAGAACTCCAATAATACATCTCCTTGCAGTATGCTGCATCacagggatgtgttaaaattgtGACTATAGCCTTTCTACATTCAGATGCTCTAttgctgtatacagatatatctaTAATACACAGAAATCAGACCGGGTACAGTAAAGTGGAAACAGCATTAGATTATATAATGAATGCTAATTGCTCTATGCATGCCACCACCACTAGGAGCTGCTAACGTCTTGGGACGACAAGGTTGTACATTGCAAGGTCCTGCGTACTGGCTTGGTATTTGTAGTTGGACAACTGCTAGGGGGcttcaggttggagaccactgATGTAGATAGGCatgaaattcttttttttaacttaatgtTTTGTGTATTTTCAGGAAGCGCAGAATCTGATGGCACTTACAAATGTGGATACCCCTTTGAAGGGTGGGCTCAACACCCCTCTGCACGAGAGTGACTTCTCTGGTGTTACACCACAGAGACAAGTGGTTCAGACTCCTAATACTGTGCTGTCCACACCTTTCAGGTAAAGCAGATTATCACCATTACCTGCATGCAGTAAAGTGGGGTGTGGCTGGACTCCCCGGAGGGACACGGCTGAGGCATGCTTTTCTGTATAGTAGGAACAGATGACGCATGTACCTGTGAGATCCGTGGAGGGATCAGGCCTGCACTAAGCATGCCCCGATagatgcctattagagatgagcgagtatactcgctaaggctaactactcgagcgagtagtgcattagccgagtatcctcccgctcgtctgtaaagattcagctgccgacgcgggtgacaggtgagttgcggcggggagcggggggagagaggagagagggagagagagatctcccctccgttcctccccgctctaccccgccggcccccgaatctttagagacgagcgggaggatactcggctatggcactactcgctcgagtagttagccttagcgagtatactcgctcatctctaatgcctatgtgtatctatatatatgaaaaaaaggttttgtaccgtgttagccagtaaagtgtgattgttctcacatatatacagatgcagagggaagggggacacccctcttgatctaaataaatgttcacacacagaaatttgagatttaaaaaaaacacaagacagtctgagagataaacactaaatcagtccactgagctgaggaatgcaaCAGTTCtatgatgtctcttatctctAATGCTCACATAAGAAGATAGAAgaagattagggatgagcgagtatactctctaaagcactactcgctcgaataatgtgctttaggcgagtatctccctgctcgtccctgaatattcgggggagagcggggggatctctctttcccgcccgctctcccctgctccccgccgcaactcacctgtcagctgctgcggctcccgaatcttcagggatgagcagggagatacttggctaaagcacattactcgagcgagtagtgctttagcgagtatactcgctcatccctaaagaagATGGAAATACTACCTCAGTAGCACCACCTgttggatggaaacattcttacaatcaatttctgaatttttatgagaaaaacaaaaaatgattgggaagaggacacccgtcttgacctccttcagactttTCATATTTCCCACTTATGCaggaatcccgggctgaggttcattccattcttaaaGGTGTCAAACATGGCcgtcaatttatactcccaaattctatCACACTTTATGTATAGTCACGATTAGTTGGCCTGCAGAAGTATGTCAGtacatagtaaaaaataaattaaacgtTAAAGTCCCTTttgtgggacaaaaaaaaaaaaaaagtttaaaaaataggCAAATATTTTACTACAAAAAAGGCCTCATTCACTCAAGTTGAtgcaaaaataaagttttacttaTCTGGCATACCAGAGGAAAAATGTGTCTGGTAATTTTAGAGGACTGATTGCCCACCCAAACGCGTCTGTTTAGGTAAATACTGGCATTCTCTGTGATGTAAGGTTTCTTGAGCATATTTTCTTATAATTCTGCGCTGTGcctttcctctgttattcctagaCATTAAATAAATTTTCTAAGTTATTTTACTTGTGTAGTTCTCCCCcaacccaccccctcccccccactgcatcaaTACTTAGAGatccaaaaacccctttaatgaacaaaTTGTCAACTGGGTGTTATAATTTCCCTTGACAAAGGGGTGTGATTCTATAGTCCAGTGTGAGACAATGTGAGGGTGCGCCAGGACTCTTGCCCTCCGAGTGGTAACACGTTGTCAATTTACTCattcatttccaggaggaataacaaaggACTGGCACCGCAGCGCTATAAGAATAGATGCTGCAGAATTGTTATAACAGAGGTTTCTATTAAAATACACTTGTTAGGAGAGGCGACCGGTTCTCTTAAAGCCCGGAAATGTAGTCCGGTGTTCACTGCCAATTCTGTTTCAGAGGTTCCTGTGTGATGAGCCATTCTAGTCTGGAggggtcgctactagagatgagcgaacgtgctcggccccgccccttttttgcccgaataccgcgattttcgagtacttccgtactcgggcgaaaaaattcggggggcgccgtggcggcgcggggggttgcagcagggagtggggggggagagggagagagagagggctcccccccctgttccccgctgctacccccgcaccgccgcgcctctccccgccccccgaatctttacgcgcgagtactgaagtactcgaaaatggcggtactcgggtgcgtaagtactcattacgagtacgttcgctcatctctagtcgctaccgTCAGCCACACTTGTCCAGTTGCAGGGGACTTTAGTTGACAGTGAGTTAAGGAACTGAAAGGTGTTGGCATTCCTATTGACCATTTTACCCTTTGACGCTTTAGAACACCATCCCAAAGTTCAGAAGGCCTGACCCCGCGAGGTGGCATGACCCCAAAGCCAGTTATTGGAGCCACACCAGGGAGGACTCCGCTGCGTGACAAGCTCAACATCAATCCAGAAGATGGATCGGTGGATTACAACGACCCTGCGTATATGAAGCATCTGGTAAGTAACATAGAAGGTAAATACTTAAGGGACTTTCGGGTTGGACACATTTCCTTGTGATCAGATACttcatttctcccccccccctttaggcCGTGCACAACATGGTTTAAATCATACCGTTAGTCTGTCGGTTATATTGCATTGGTATCTCATATCTTAGGTGCTTACataatgcaatacctgatataCCAACACATTGTCTCCATTGGGTCTATTTGACCATGTCTCTAGGGTGATGCAGATAGGCCGGCAGagggagctgcctgcttctgtcGCGCTCTTTAGATCACGTTAAGTTGCTATAAATGGAGGGACCGCTGGTCTGGATGTAGCGGAGTGTTGGCTGTATGTTAGAGCCGGCAGTTGATGTCACGGTCACAACTCCTGCGCCATCCAGTGGGCGTACCATTATGCCCTGTTGCCGTTAGATCACGTCAATTAGGATGTTAATGGTACAACCACTtgtggaaaggggttaaagggattctgtcaccaggttcatgaagtttgactcagagctgagctgCGTTGGATTCACCCCCCACTTCCTCCGCAGCATGCAGAGTGATGGCTGTCTCCCTATATACACAAGAGGAGAGtgctgtcagtctgcatgatggTGGGGTGGGAGAGGTTGGCCCAGCCTGCTTTCGGGACTTGGAACTCAGTTCTAAGTCCGACTTCAGGAACctagtgacagaatccctttggTTTGAATACTGGAATAAAGTCTGGATTTTAGTATTTGGGTGAGGAATCCTAAGAGGTGAATCAAAATTGGAGTTTGATTCCTTCACCTTTCCTATATCGGGTCTGGGCTCACTAAGGTTTCAGGAAGGGACCTAATAAATGTAAAGACCAGCTGACTAAGGACAGGGTACAAGGCCACATAAATATAACTCTTCATCTCTGTTACACACAGGATAGGGAGTCTCGGGAACAGCTACGTCTTGGACTAATGTCTCTGCCAACTCCAAAAAACGACTTTGAGATCGTCTTACCTGAAAATGCTGAGCGAGAACTTGAGGAACGAGACCAAGAAGACTCCTTCATAGAGGATGCAGCAGATGTGGAGACGCGCAAACAGGTATTTATCCATATGTGTGTCACCAATGCCTCGACTATATATCGACACTCTTTTTTGACCCTTTCCCGACCTCCTCTGTACATGTACGGCAGATGTCGGCTGTCATTGTACACAGAGGGCTCAGGAGCCCAGACTGCTGCATACACCTAGGTGTCTGTGATGGCTAAGGGCATTGTTACACGGGCTGATCAtctttcagattctcactggattgcggaaatctgagcgataatcattcattgccggcagcgactgaacgacggaCAATAATTTGTTCGtctttcattttctgcaggcatgaaaatcaaacGATGATCAGGCTGTGAGTGGTCATAAATATTTCTGACCctacattcactgagcgatcctcactcctgtgtgaaaggacccttTTTGAATGTCACTGTCTGTCCTGACAGCAACATTTTAAATGGCTCGACAGAAGGAGGGGGGTATCCCTGTGTCACCTGAACAGCCCACCGTGACAAGATTACAGGGTGCCGTTCCCTTGCAGCCAATGTCCCAGGCCCATAGGCCTTCCATAGATGGCTTCCTATTAAGCCCTGGCTATATTATATTACAGTCCAATTTTATTAATATataacattatttatcccgcacattgaatgccatcagaaaaaaatatgcaatgctagaatagtttgggtttttttttggcacccccccccccatctctaaGAAATACTgaataaaaagctataaaaaaaagtcctatgtaccccacaatggtaccaatagaaactacatctAGCCacgccaaaaaacaagccctcatgtagttcCATCAATGGTAAAATACAGTCATGTGGATCAAAAAATGCTgacggaaagcaatttttttttctttgtaaagtAAGGAGTGTTGtgcgcgtgtttttttttttttttttttttttcccatttgtcaATAGTTTAACGTTAAACTACATAAATTTGTTCTCTTGTCTGTCATTGGGTAATAGAAAATTTTGGGTATacctactgccactaggaggcgggcACTAAGCAAGAGAAGTGGTGTCTTTTCCCACCAGCTATACTGCAGGCACTGAGCTAAATctgtttttagcttagtgtctgtaggaagcagatctcccgctcttatctgctttttttttttttttttcattttaatttacTGCTCCACTGTCTGAAGCGATTCCTTTCAGTGTTAagtaaactttctttttttttctcctcgttACACATGATTCTACTACTGAATTCTTTGTATTTCAGACAGCTAGAGACGCACAACGGGCGAAGGAACTGAAGCAAAGACATAAAGCTGTGCAAAGAGATTTACCGAGACCCACTGAAGTAAGTGTGTGTTATAAAAAATCCAACGTGACTGATTTATATTTTTGGACAATTGTTGGTTATCATTTTGCACAATCAAAATTGTACTTTTTGAGGCCCGTTAAATGGGCCAGTGATCATCCATTTACATTGTAGTTTAACAAACGTTGTTACGGACGGATTATCTGCATGTGTAAATGAACGATTTACGTTCATCggtcagtcgttggctcgcatttagatcGGACGATTATTGTtaactttcgctcatttgaatgataattgttccatttAAACGCACCTTTTAGGCTTCTTCTGTTGTGCAAACAACACAACTGCTGTAGGATAGTACTCAATAATTTGATAAATTCCTTAAAGGAGTAGTCTAGGACTTtgctaccctcaggataggtcattgatagttgaTGGTTGGGAGCCCCATCTATCAGCTGGCTGTCATTGTgaacagagctggaagcagacagctctgcccTTAGTGCGGTTTGGTACTGCATGCACCACTCCCATTGAATTCGGCTACTGGACTACAGATATAGCTGTCTGCCTCCAGTTGTGGCCGTAATGACAGCAggctcagcaaacagctgatagggatcccaagcagtgcaCGCTTGCTGATCAGTTTTGTGTTAAGCATAAAACATCAATAATAAAGTCCTGGAGATCTTCTAGTTTTGTACCAACATTTCCCTAAATTAGCCATTTATGTAAATTTACCTGTAGGCTTCATGTCTAAGGGGTTATTTGGGAAATGCCTGATCAGTTTAGTTCAGCGGTGCCGCACCCGCACTTCCAGCTTGTCTCCAACAGTGGGAAGCCGTTTTGTTGTTTCTTACATCACAGGAGGCAATAACTATGCCAATACCCTTTGTGTCGCATCGGCCGTGACAAAGAAGGGGGCAGACTTGGTTATTAAAGTGGGCTAAACAGCCAGCTCCCTGCGATGCAGCATCGGGAACTTGGAAGGAGCTCTGTACTTTGAGACTCAGTGCCGATACCGTGTGACCGGCGCTGGATCTGATTAGTATTTCTCCTCTATggctaacccctttaatgtagcggGGCAGGACGCTGCCTGTAATACTGGGTCAGGATTTCATTGTGTGTATAGATGTTACTGACTTATCTGTCGGTTTGCAGGTCAACGAGACAATCCTGAGGCCTGTGAACGTAGAGCCGCCTCTTACAGACTTGCAAAAAAGCGAAGAAATCATCAAGAAGGAAATGATCACGATGCTGCACTTCGACTCCATGCATCATCCATGCGGAGATTATTTAGGGAGTAAGAAAGCGAAACTTCCCAGCTCTGTAACCACCAGCGCAGAACACGTGGCGTATCTGGAGCACAATCCATACGATAAGTTCACGGAAGATGAACTGAGGCATGTGAGTAGCTATGTAATAGGGGCTGGGGGTGAGCTGctccccaaagcctgctggagtcTGTCAGGGAAGTTGGTAACAAGTGTTCATTTTTCCTGCAGCGCCAACACAGGCGAAGTTAggtattacacagttctcattgcATTCAGCTAGCGGTCTGTGTAGCGCATCGTCATGTTGTGTCCTTCAGGATGAGTGACGGGTTTTGTCACTTTGTTTCTCAAgacatgacagattccctttaactgctTCATATGATTTCCTTGATGTCTACATGTACAGATGACTGATGGTAGCTGCTCATTTGGTCACTGCTACAAGTGATCTGTATACACAGACATGCTGATTGCGTATTCTCTGCATGATTATAAGCCCCAGCTGCCACAGGCAGCCCCTCTGACATCATTACTGATTTCCTGGGGTTCGTTATCAATCACCCAATTACAGAAGCAATGCATTTGCCATTAGCATGTTAATTTATATAGCGTGGGTGGAATGGGGTTAATGTTGAGGGGATTTTTCTGTAATCTGTATTAATTAGCTTTATGGTTTCTTTGTCATCTCCTTCATGTTTAGGCAGAAGATCTCCTGCAGCAAGAGATGGAGGTGGTGAAGCAAGGTATGGGCCATGGAGACCTGTCCCTGGATGCCTACAACCAGGTGTGGGAGGAGTGCT
This window contains:
- the CDC5L gene encoding cell division cycle 5-like protein gives rise to the protein MPRIMIKGGVWRNTEDEILKAAVMKYGKNQWSRIASLLHRKSAKQCKARWYEWLDPSIKKTEWSREEEEKLLHLAKLMPTQWRTIAPIIGRTAAQCLEHYEYLLDKAAQRDNEEEAADDPRKLKPGEIDPNPETKPARPDPVDMDEDELEMLSEARARLANTQGKKAKRKAREKQLEEARRLAALQKRRELRAAGIEIQKKRKKKRGVDYNAEIPFEKKAAPGFYDTSEENYDALNADFRKLRQQDLDGELRSEKEARDRKKDKQNIKRKKESDLPAAILQTTGGVSELTKKRSKLVLPSPQISDAELEEVVKIGQASEIARQTAEESGITNSASSTLLSEYNVANNSIALRTPKTPAAQDRILQEAQNLMALTNVDTPLKGGLNTPLHESDFSGVTPQRQVVQTPNTVLSTPFRTPSQSSEGLTPRGGMTPKPVIGATPGRTPLRDKLNINPEDGSVDYNDPAYMKHLDRESREQLRLGLMSLPTPKNDFEIVLPENAERELEERDQEDSFIEDAADVETRKQTARDAQRAKELKQRHKAVQRDLPRPTEVNETILRPVNVEPPLTDLQKSEEIIKKEMITMLHFDSMHHPCGDYLGSKKAKLPSSVTTSAEHVAYLEHNPYDKFTEDELRHAEDLLQQEMEVVKQGMGHGDLSLDAYNQVWEECYSQVLYLPGQGRYTRANLASKKDRIESLEKRLEINRGHMTAEAKRAAKMEKKLKILLGGYQSRAMGLIKQLNEIWDQYEQANLELKTFEELKNHEDMAIPRRIASLKEDVQRQEERERELQQRFAELLLEKEGSVPKY